GGGTGTCGGGCACGACCTCACGGTGACGGGCTTCGGCAGCGTCACCAGCTCCAAGCTGCGGGTGGCCCTCACCGGCCAGATCGCCACGGAGCAGTACACCCCGAGCCTGACCGAGATCTCGGTCTACCGCGCGGGCGCGTGAGCGGTGTCGTCACGGACCCGCGGATGAGCCGACCGGGTCCGCGACGATGACGCAGGGAGGGCGGGTGGATGCCACGGCATTCACCCGCCCTCGACGTTCCCCGGGGCGCCCCAGCCACCCGCGTCCGCCCGAAAGGGTGAACTTGCCCCCGAATGCGGCGTGTCCCGACATCGCAGGCGCCATGGTGCGGAAGAGGCGGGTGGGGCCGTCACCTCCGCGCGGGGCGCGGCAGCGGGCGTGAGGGGAGTGACCGTGAAACCAGTCAAGGGGAGGCCGCCGGCACCGCTGCGGGACCGTGCGCGCTACCGGTTCGACCGGACGCTGGCCCGCTCCACCGGCACCCTGATGGGCTGGCTGGTCCTCACCTGCCTGGCCGTCGTGGTCCCGGTCAGCGCGGTGCTGGTGTGGACGGACCCGGGCGCGCCCCGGTCGCTGCCGGAACGGCTGATCGCGGTGTGGCGGACCAGCGCGGAGACGCTCCGACTGGGCACCGCCACGGGGGCCCCGCTCAGGCTGGCCCTGTCCGCCCTGCTCGGGCTGGTCGCCCTGCTCGGCGTGTCGACCCTGGTCGGGGTCGTCACCACCGGCCTCGCCGACCGCATGACGGAGCTGAGCCGGGGGCGGTCCAGAGTGCTGGAACACGGCCACGTCGTCGTGCTCGGTTGGTCCGACCAGGCGACCACCGTGGTGAGCGAACTGGTGGCGGCCCAGGTACCGAACCGGCCGCGGGCCGTCGTCGTGCTCGCCGACCGGGACAAGGCGGAGATGGAACGCGCGCTCGCCGCACACCTCCCGCCGGCCGCCCGGGCGCGGATCGTCTGCCGCAGCGGACCCGCCAGCGACCCCGCGGTGCTCGCCCTCGTCAGCCCGCGCACCGCCAGCACCGTCCTGGTGCTGCCCTCGGGGGAGCCGTCCGCCGACGCCGAGGTGCTGCGGGTCCTGCTGTCGCTGCGCGCGGTGCTCGGCGAGGACACGGACGGGCCGCCGGTGCTCGCCGCGGTGCGGGACGACCGGTACCGCGCCCCCGCGCGCCTCGCCGCCGGGCCGCGCGGCACGGTGCTGGAGACCGACACCGTCACCGCCCGGCTGATCGCCCAGTGCGTCGGCAGGCCGGGGCTCTCCCTCGTGCTCCGTGACCTCCTCGACTTCGCGGGCGACGAGTTCCACCTCGCCGACGCCACCGCCTTCCACGGGGAGACCTTCGGCACCGCCCTGCTGGGGCACCCGAACTCCTGCGTGGTCGGCCTGCTCACCCCGGAGGGCCGCACGCTGCTCAACCCGCCGGCCCGCACCCCGGTCGAGCCGGGAGGCCACCTGATCGTGCTGGCCCTGGACGACGACAGCACCCGGGTGGAGGACTGCCGGCATCTGGTCGACCCCACCGCGATCGCCGCGGACGGCTCCCCTCCCGACGACCCGACGCGCCTGCTGGTCCTCGGCTGGAACCGCCGCGCCCCGCTCGTCGTCGGCCAGTTGTTGGAGACGGCCCGCCCCGGCTCCGTCCTCGACGTGATCACCGACAGCACCGTCCCCGGCCCGAGGGAGCCGGAGGGGGGCGCACCGGCACCGCGCGGGTCCGCGAACGGGACGCCCGAGGCCGCGTCCGTACGCTTCCGGTCGGCCGCGCTGTCGCGGCCCGAAGCCCTGCTCGGGCTCGACCTCACCCCGTACGACGGGCTGGTCGTGCTAGGCCCCGATCCGGGTGAGAGCCCGGACCGCCCCGACGACTGGACGCTGGTCACCCTGCTGGCGCTGCGGCTGCAGGAGGAGCGCGCCGGACGCGAACTGCGTGTCGTCACCGAACTCACCGACGACAGCAACCGGCCGCTGGCTCCCGTCAACCACGGCTCCGACGTCATCGTCAGCGGGAAGCTGACCGGGTTGCTGATGGCCCAGATCACCCAGAACCGGCACCTGGCCCCGGTGTTCGACGAGTTGTTCTCCGGCGACGGCGCGAACGTCCTGCTCCGCCCCGCCGCCACGTACGTCCGCCCGGGCGCCGAAGCCACCTTCGCCACCGTCGTCGCCGCCGCCCGTGACCGGGGCGACTGCGCGATCGGCTACCGCTGCCACGACCGCTCCGCCCCCGGCACGGACCACGGCGTCCGGCTCAACCCGCCCAAGGCGGAGCGGCGCGTGTGGAGCCCGGGGGACCAGGTGGTCGTGGTGGGGACACCCCCGGGCGGCGCCGCGGCCCACTCCGGACCGCCGCACCGGGGCACGTTCCACAGCGACCCCCCGACCAGGCCGTTCGATCCCCTCGGCGGGGGGCGCCCGTAGACTTGGCGGGTGGACCGGTCGATGGGGTTGCGAGAACGCAAGAAGCTGCGGACGCGGGAGACCATCTCAGAGGTCGCGATCGCGCTCTTCCTGGAGCACGGATTCGACCGGGTCTCCGTCGCCGACGTCGCCGCCGCCGCCGAGGTCTCCAAGCCGACGCTCTTCCGGTACTTCCCCACCAAAGAGGACCTGGTCGTCCAGCGGTTCGCCGACCACCAGGGCGAGAGTGCCGAGGTGGTGCGGAACCGTCCGGCCGGGGTGAGCCCGGTCGACGCCCTCCACCGGCACTTCCTGGACGGGCTGGAAGCCGGCGACCCCATCACGGGGCTCAGCGACCACGAGGGCGTCCTCGCCTTCCACCGCCTCGTCCACTCCACCCCCGGCCTCGTGGCCCGCTCCGCCCAGTACCTCGCACGCGCCGAGGAAGAACTCGCCCGCGCCCTCGCCGACACCCTCGGCGAGGAGTCCCGGGAGGTCACGCCCCGGCTGCTGGCGGGACAACTGGTCGCCACCCAGCGCATCCTGGCCTCGACGAACTGGCAGCGCATCGTGGACGGCAGATCGGCCGGGGACGTCCGCCCCGAGGCCGTCGCGGACGCGGACCACGCTTTCGCCCTGCTGAACCGGGGGGCCGCCGCACTCACGCACCCCGGCGGCGACGCCACTCCCGCCACCGACTGACGCTCCGGCGCTCCCTTCCGGCGCTCCCCGGAGCGTTTTTCGCGCGTGTCCGGGTACGTCCCGCCGTGTGTGGCGTCCGGCACAGCGCCCGCCCCCGCCTCGGCCGTCGTCCCGCACCCGGTCCCTTGGGCCCGCTGGTCCGGCCACCGTCCGGGGGCGGCGGCGGGCCGGAGCACGGTGACGAGGATCTCCTCCGCCGGACGTCGTTCGTCGGGCACTGTGGTGCGGTCGGGGGACCTCCACTGCCGTACGACCGAGCGAGATGCCATGACCGCGACCACCGCCGCCGCCGAACGCCTCCACCCCTCCCGCCGCGCACCTCGCGCCCGCACCGGTGGCCCGGGGGAGAGGGGACCGAAGGTCCTCGAACACGTCCTCGGCTGGACCCTCGTCCTCGTGCTCGCTCTCTTCGTCACCCGGGCCGGACTCATGTGACCCGCGCGGCGGGGCGCCCGAGCGGCCTCCCGGCAGCCGATCACATGCTCGCGTACCTGGTGACGGGGGCGCCCCGATCGGGCATACTCGACGCGCCACAGCCGCTGACCGGCACCTTCCGCGATCCGGAAGGGCAGGATCGGTTGGGCACGTACGACTGTTCCGGGCCCGGCCCGGACCACTCGGCGACGCGGCTCCCCACCCCGGGCCCGTACGCCGTCACGCCCGACAGGGAGGAGAGCGCCGTCATGCCCGACCGAGCCCCGCAATCGGTGGAACGCCGTCTGCCCACCGAGGAATCCCGGCAACTGCTCACGCTGGTCCGCGACATCGTCGCGAACGAGATCGCGCCCCGGGCGGCCGACGAGGAGGAGGCGGGCCACTTCCCGCGTGAACTCTTCACCCTCCTCTCCGCATCGGGCCTGCTGGGCCTGGCCTACGACTCCGGTTTCGGCGGCGGGGACCAGTCGTACGAGGTCTACCTCCAGGTCCTGGAGGAACTGGCCGCCGCCCGGCTGACCGTGGGACTCGGCGTCAGCGTGCACTCCCTGGCCTGCCACGCCCTCGCCAACTACGGCACCGAGGAGCAGAAGAAGGCGCATCTGCCCGCGATGCTCTCCGGCGGACTCCTGGGCGCCTACTGCCTCTCCGAGCCCGCGTCCGGTTCCGACGCGGCCTCGCTGCACACCAGGGCGGTACGGGACGGCGACGACTGGGTGCTCACCGGCACCAAGGCGTGGATCACCCACGGTGGCATCGCCGACTTCTGCACGGTGCTCGCCCGCACCGGCGCGGACGGCCCTCGGGGCATCACCGCCTTCCTGGTCCCCGGCGACGCCGAAGGGCTCAACGCGGCTGCCCCCGAACGGAAGATGGGCATGAAGGGCTCGCCCACCGCCCAGCTCAACTTCGACGGCGTACGCGTGCCGGACGGCCGCCGGATCGGCGAGGAAGGGCAGGGCTTCGCCATCGCGCTCTCCGCGCTCGACTCCGGCCGCCTGGGCATCGCGGCCTGCGCGGTCGGCGTCGCCCAGGCCGCGCTGGACGAAGCCGTCGGATACGCCACGGACCGGCGGCAGTTCGGGCGCCCGATCGCGGACTTCCAGGGGCTGCGCTTCCTGCTCGCGGACATGGCCACCCAGATCGAGGCCGGCCGGGCGCTGTACCTGGAGGCCGCCCGGCTCCGCGACGCCGGGCAGCCCTTCTCCCGCCAGGCCGCCATGGCGAAGCTGTTCTGCACGGACGCGGCCATGCGCGTCACCATCGACGCCGTGCAGGTGCTGGGCGGTTACGGCTACACCCGGGACTTCCCCGTCGAACGCCTGATGCGGGAGGCCAAGGTGCTCCAGATCGTGGAGGGCACCAACCAGATCCAGCGGATGGTCATCGCCCGCCACCTCGCCGGCCCCGAATCGCACTGATCCGCTGCGGCAGCGTCACCCACACCGGCGCCGTCACGATCCGGGTCCACTCCTGGTCGTGACGGCCCGGCAAGGTGCGCCCCGATCCCTCCCAGTCGCGGAGCAGCGCGACATAGATGGGGGATTCGGAGGGCGGTGTCGCCGACGGGGGGTGCGCGGCGGACGGTAAGGCCCTGCCTGCCGCCCCCGCGTGCGGAATACCCGCACCGGGGGCTGCCGTGGCGACGCGGGGTTCCGGTTCTCGACGGAGCGGTGCCGTGGGCCGGGGAACCGATTCTTCGAAGGGCGGGGCGACGAGACGGCGACGACCGGAGCCCGCCGTGGTGTCCGGGAGGGTCATACCGGACCAACGCCCGGGGCGCCGTCGGGTCACTGTACGAGCGATGCGGGCGGATGTTCGAGACGGGTCCTCCGCCGGGACCCGCACCACGTCGGCGGCGCCGTCGCGGTGCGCGGGGCACGGGTCTTCGGACTCAGGCGGCGCGACGCATCTGCGGCATCCGCATCGGGCGCGAGCCGGGGCCCCCGGCGTGCGAGAACGGCTGCATCCGCCAGTCGAGTCCCTGGGGGAGCGTCAGCAGCAGCGCGGTCTCCTGCTCCTGCACCTCCAGCGTCTCGTCGGCGGGCTCGGCCTCGGCGGCGTCACGGCCCGTACCGGCGCAGACGGTCAGCACGAACGGGTTCCAGGGGGTGGGGCAGAGCGCGTGCTCCGGGAACACGTCCTCGTCGGCGAGGAGCGCGATCGGCTGCTCGCAGTCCGGGCAGAAGACCCGGTACATCTCAAAGGTGTCGTACGCGTCGGACAGGCTGTCCTCGTCCGTATCGACGGGCTCCGGTTCGCTGTGACCGGTGAGCTTCAGGCTCTGCATGGGAAGTCCCCCCTCAGTGGGCCGGTGAGGCGCGGTGGCCCCGACCACACCAAGCACTTCCCGCCGTGACTCCGCTGTAACCGCTACCCGGGTAGACAACAGGCGGTAAACATGTGGCCTTGGTCACATGCCACTCGCAGGTGCCCTGCCCGGCCTTCCCGGACCGCTCTCCGAAGAGTCCGGGAAGGGGCCGCGAAGTCTTCTCCGGCCCGCGAAACCCGGCACGCCCATGCGCCACTTCGGCGCAATCATCCAGGTGTGTCCGGTGCGGGACGGGCTTGTCCGCCCCGCGGTCCCCCGCTCCGGCCGCCGTGTGCGGGGCCCGCCGGGCGTGCCCCGGGACTTTGCGGACCGGACCCGGGGCAATAGGTTGACCGCATGGAGGAGCTGGACCGTCAGATCGTGGAGTTGCTCGTCAAGGACGGGCGGATGAGCTACACCGACCTGGGCAAGGCCACGGGCCTGTCCACCTCGGCCGTTCATCAGCGTGTCCGCAGGCTGGAGCAGCGCGGGGTGATCCGGGGCTACGCCGCGGTCGTCGACCCCGAAGCCGTCGGCCTGCCCCTCACCGCGTTCATCTCGGTGAAACCGTTCGACCCCAGCGCTCCCGACGACATCGCCGAGCGGCTCGCCGGCGTGCCCGAACTGGAGGCCTGCCACAGCGTCGCCGGGGACGAGAACTACATCCTCAAGGTGCGGGTGGCCACCCCGCTGGAGCTGGAACACCTGCTCACCCGCATCCGCTCGCTGGCCGGCGTCTCCACCCGGACCACCGTCGTCCTGTCCACCCCGTACGAGGCGCGGCCCCCGCGCGTCTGACCAGGTCGCCCGGGAGTGCGCGCCGGGGTGCGCCGCGCGCTTTTCGGGAGGGGCGCGGACCACCGTCGCCGGGGCACGCGGGAGACTGGTCCCATGACCGAGAGCACCGCCCCCCAGAGCGACCCCGAACACCGCACCGTGCTGCTGCGCGGTGGAGACGTCCACAGCCCCGCCGACCCGTTCGCCACCGCGATGGTCGTCGAACGCGGGCACGTCGCCTGGGTGGGCTCCGAGGGTGCCGCCGACGCGTTCGCGGGCGGAGCCGACGAGATCGTCGACCTGGAAGGCGCCCTGGTCACCCCCGCCTTCACCGACGCCCACGTGCACACCACCTCCACCGGACTCGCGCTCACCGGGCTCGACCTGTCGGGCGCCCGGAGCCTGGCAGAGGCGCTGGACCTCGTCCGTGCCTTCGCCGACGGCCGGCCCGCCGACGCCGTGCTGCTCGGCCACGGCTGGGACGCCGCCCGCTGGCCCGGGCACCGGCCCCCGTCGCGCCGCGAGCTGGACGAGGCGGCCGGCGGCAGGGCCCTCTACCTGACCCGCGTCGACGTGCACTCCGCGGTCGTCACCACGG
The DNA window shown above is from Streptomyces sp. NBC_00247 and carries:
- a CDS encoding CASTOR/POLLUX-related putative ion channel gives rise to the protein MKPVKGRPPAPLRDRARYRFDRTLARSTGTLMGWLVLTCLAVVVPVSAVLVWTDPGAPRSLPERLIAVWRTSAETLRLGTATGAPLRLALSALLGLVALLGVSTLVGVVTTGLADRMTELSRGRSRVLEHGHVVVLGWSDQATTVVSELVAAQVPNRPRAVVVLADRDKAEMERALAAHLPPAARARIVCRSGPASDPAVLALVSPRTASTVLVLPSGEPSADAEVLRVLLSLRAVLGEDTDGPPVLAAVRDDRYRAPARLAAGPRGTVLETDTVTARLIAQCVGRPGLSLVLRDLLDFAGDEFHLADATAFHGETFGTALLGHPNSCVVGLLTPEGRTLLNPPARTPVEPGGHLIVLALDDDSTRVEDCRHLVDPTAIAADGSPPDDPTRLLVLGWNRRAPLVVGQLLETARPGSVLDVITDSTVPGPREPEGGAPAPRGSANGTPEAASVRFRSAALSRPEALLGLDLTPYDGLVVLGPDPGESPDRPDDWTLVTLLALRLQEERAGRELRVVTELTDDSNRPLAPVNHGSDVIVSGKLTGLLMAQITQNRHLAPVFDELFSGDGANVLLRPAATYVRPGAEATFATVVAAARDRGDCAIGYRCHDRSAPGTDHGVRLNPPKAERRVWSPGDQVVVVGTPPGGAAAHSGPPHRGTFHSDPPTRPFDPLGGGRP
- a CDS encoding TetR/AcrR family transcriptional regulator — protein: MDRSMGLRERKKLRTRETISEVAIALFLEHGFDRVSVADVAAAAEVSKPTLFRYFPTKEDLVVQRFADHQGESAEVVRNRPAGVSPVDALHRHFLDGLEAGDPITGLSDHEGVLAFHRLVHSTPGLVARSAQYLARAEEELARALADTLGEESREVTPRLLAGQLVATQRILASTNWQRIVDGRSAGDVRPEAVADADHAFALLNRGAAALTHPGGDATPATD
- a CDS encoding SCO1431 family membrane protein, which codes for MTATTAAAERLHPSRRAPRARTGGPGERGPKVLEHVLGWTLVLVLALFVTRAGLM
- a CDS encoding acyl-CoA dehydrogenase family protein; amino-acid sequence: MPDRAPQSVERRLPTEESRQLLTLVRDIVANEIAPRAADEEEAGHFPRELFTLLSASGLLGLAYDSGFGGGDQSYEVYLQVLEELAAARLTVGLGVSVHSLACHALANYGTEEQKKAHLPAMLSGGLLGAYCLSEPASGSDAASLHTRAVRDGDDWVLTGTKAWITHGGIADFCTVLARTGADGPRGITAFLVPGDAEGLNAAAPERKMGMKGSPTAQLNFDGVRVPDGRRIGEEGQGFAIALSALDSGRLGIAACAVGVAQAALDEAVGYATDRRQFGRPIADFQGLRFLLADMATQIEAGRALYLEAARLRDAGQPFSRQAAMAKLFCTDAAMRVTIDAVQVLGGYGYTRDFPVERLMREAKVLQIVEGTNQIQRMVIARHLAGPESH
- a CDS encoding Lrp/AsnC family transcriptional regulator; translated protein: MEELDRQIVELLVKDGRMSYTDLGKATGLSTSAVHQRVRRLEQRGVIRGYAAVVDPEAVGLPLTAFISVKPFDPSAPDDIAERLAGVPELEACHSVAGDENYILKVRVATPLELEHLLTRIRSLAGVSTRTTVVLSTPYEARPPRV